A single Mucilaginibacter inviolabilis DNA region contains:
- a CDS encoding Eco57I restriction-modification methylase domain-containing protein, producing the protein MSSKKTTGSYYTPDHISGFILNYLAKDLRNKTNLSILEPSVGDGAFVKAFNESKLSTKDKSIKFTGIDFIEPELLKAKKASAKKPKKNTTYEFICTDFLETQKQLTAEYQLIVGNPPYISKKLLTKKQVDFCGDIHVSAGLSTNSIKNIWSAFLIRCCQLLSDDGILSFILPAEMLQVSFANELRSFVSNVFIRVEIFTFNELLFDCKGQDTILLIGYKQHINPGQYYTHISDINDLLSNKFKMVKNQALNTNNTKWSHHMLDSKDLDFLYNIASTLHEIDYYCESKPGIVTAANNFFIINNQTEDQYHLNNYTHPIIQKGLFVNGSVVFNEDDFEHLQQQGRPTKVLVFNDNNSGYLTDKIQDYLKIGEELEIPLRYKCTKRKTWYHIPNISNIPEGFFFKRSHNYPKLLKNNANVLVTDSAYKIQMRDGFAINNLVYSFYNSFTLLFAELEGRYYGGGVLELIPKEFQNLPLPYVNISVEGFNNFSSSFERKNTILDVLTINDQFILGESLGLSLEAISKIQLIYKKLISKRLRY; encoded by the coding sequence ATGAGTTCAAAAAAAACAACCGGTTCTTACTATACTCCAGATCATATATCCGGTTTTATATTAAACTACTTAGCAAAAGATCTTCGAAATAAAACCAATCTATCCATTTTAGAACCTAGCGTAGGTGATGGTGCTTTTGTTAAGGCATTCAATGAATCTAAACTTTCTACAAAAGACAAAAGCATTAAATTTACGGGTATTGACTTTATTGAACCTGAATTACTAAAAGCCAAAAAAGCATCTGCTAAAAAACCTAAGAAAAACACTACATATGAATTCATATGTACCGATTTTTTAGAGACTCAAAAACAATTAACTGCTGAATATCAGTTAATTGTTGGAAATCCGCCTTATATCTCTAAAAAACTACTAACAAAAAAACAAGTTGATTTTTGCGGAGACATTCATGTCAGCGCAGGGTTATCTACAAATTCCATTAAGAATATTTGGTCTGCTTTTTTAATTAGGTGCTGTCAGCTACTCAGTGATGATGGAATTTTATCTTTCATTTTACCTGCAGAAATGCTTCAAGTTTCATTCGCTAACGAGTTACGCTCCTTTGTAAGTAACGTATTTATCAGAGTTGAAATATTTACCTTTAACGAGCTGTTATTTGATTGTAAAGGACAGGATACCATATTGCTTATCGGCTATAAACAACATATAAATCCTGGTCAATATTATACTCACATAAGTGACATTAATGATCTTTTAAGTAATAAGTTTAAGATGGTTAAGAATCAGGCTCTAAACACTAATAATACAAAATGGTCACATCACATGTTGGACTCAAAAGATCTCGACTTTTTATATAACATAGCATCGACATTACATGAAATCGATTATTATTGTGAGTCCAAACCAGGAATCGTTACCGCAGCAAATAATTTCTTCATTATAAATAATCAAACCGAAGACCAGTATCATTTAAATAATTATACTCATCCGATCATTCAAAAAGGTCTTTTTGTCAATGGTAGCGTTGTATTTAACGAAGATGATTTTGAACATTTACAACAACAAGGTAGACCTACAAAAGTATTGGTATTTAATGATAACAATTCGGGTTATCTCACCGATAAAATACAAGATTACCTTAAAATTGGTGAAGAGCTGGAAATTCCATTAAGATATAAATGCACAAAGAGAAAGACTTGGTACCATATCCCTAACATCTCGAACATACCAGAAGGTTTCTTCTTTAAAAGGTCGCATAACTATCCAAAATTGCTTAAAAACAACGCTAATGTACTTGTTACAGATTCGGCATATAAAATACAAATGAGAGATGGCTTTGCCATCAATAATCTTGTATACTCTTTCTATAACTCATTCACTTTATTATTTGCGGAATTAGAAGGCAGGTATTATGGTGGTGGGGTGCTAGAGCTGATCCCAAAAGAATTCCAAAACCTTCCTTTACCCTATGTTAATATCTCGGTAGAAGGTTTTAACAATTTCTCTTCTTCATTTGAAAGGAAGAATACGATTCTTGATGTTCTTACAATAAATGATCAATTCATTTTGGGTGAATCACTAGGACTTAGTTTAGAAGCGATAAGTAAAATCCAACTTATTTATAAAAAATTAATATCTAAACGTCTTCGATATTAA
- a CDS encoding sensor histidine kinase → MQVEKIDFAGMLAELRIRLQHELEKDNINETNVSSLKDEIEVLEKKLVPFTVSARTARLIGQENFANAEGAIIELVKNSYDAEASVCVIIIDPINDRIGILDNGDGMTDKIIRDSWMTIGTDDKKVNFKTKSRIKTGAKGIGRFALDRLGKSSTMITKTLESECVLWDVDWDQFDQKGAIISDVRATIQIGTISFLDELNNIENNTVAKGTFIDHWIEEKGVLILIDGLKDNWDEKATQSLYSNLEILVPPLETNIFQIYLYSTLEPGKFGQVLPTICDDFDYKIEATIKDDQSAEITVTRNELNLTELKRTGFFEKSKLTQEQYKEDKFSSGSFKIDTTLAKLVAGFKDIDINDNLSKIGAFTFSFYFMKRGGGQEKDEDVGKYPYKTVNYSARTQWLDKFGGIKIFRDNFRVRPYGEVKSSSFDWLDLGKRALSNPTVTRPGYHVRPQQTYGLVNISRIGNINFEDKSSREGLQENDAFTLFKEVIKSIIEIFENDRNQIMMSLKKIYDENNKKRKAQLEADRIISEKKAKQGKKETKSEEEQKTEKETLITAIEGYKEDIEELQDEQKILRVLASAGLIVTSFAHEFRNHTDSILPRTKELKDVLLQVIDIKKLESLPDFFDPYLMLSDMRKQDERLKSWLEFSISSVRKDKRSRRMINMVTYIGELERLWNSLLSRRQTTLIIDKGNFLEVNFNGHEIDLDGIFNNLITNSVDAYKRQDAGDKREIKISFAFDPIRGISAVYEDFGPGLSEEITDPNQIFQPFFTTKRDDKTGEKIGTGLGMWIVKSTIDEYSGDIEILTSRPHFKVKITLPNH, encoded by the coding sequence ATGCAGGTTGAAAAAATAGACTTTGCTGGCATGTTAGCCGAATTAAGAATTCGTTTACAACACGAGTTGGAAAAGGATAACATAAACGAAACGAATGTTTCTTCTTTAAAAGATGAAATTGAAGTACTGGAAAAAAAACTAGTTCCCTTTACTGTATCAGCAAGAACTGCAAGACTAATTGGCCAAGAAAACTTTGCAAATGCAGAAGGCGCCATCATTGAGCTTGTAAAGAACAGCTATGATGCTGAAGCTTCGGTATGTGTAATTATTATTGACCCAATTAATGACAGGATCGGAATTTTAGATAATGGAGATGGGATGACCGATAAAATTATCCGTGATAGTTGGATGACGATTGGAACAGATGACAAAAAAGTAAACTTCAAAACCAAATCAAGGATAAAAACAGGTGCAAAGGGTATTGGTAGATTTGCATTAGACCGTCTGGGTAAATCAAGTACAATGATTACGAAAACCTTAGAATCTGAATGCGTATTATGGGATGTTGACTGGGATCAATTTGATCAGAAGGGTGCTATTATATCTGATGTGAGGGCTACGATACAAATAGGTACAATTTCATTTTTGGATGAATTAAATAATATTGAAAATAATACTGTTGCAAAAGGGACTTTTATTGATCATTGGATAGAGGAAAAAGGGGTGTTAATACTAATTGATGGATTGAAAGATAACTGGGATGAAAAAGCAACCCAATCTCTATATTCAAATTTAGAAATACTAGTCCCTCCTTTAGAAACCAATATATTTCAGATTTACTTATACAGTACCCTCGAACCTGGAAAATTTGGACAGGTATTGCCAACTATTTGCGATGATTTTGATTATAAGATTGAGGCAACTATAAAGGATGATCAATCCGCAGAAATCACGGTTACTAGAAATGAACTTAATCTAACGGAACTTAAAAGAACAGGCTTTTTTGAAAAATCAAAGCTGACCCAAGAACAATACAAAGAGGATAAGTTTAGTTCAGGCTCTTTTAAAATCGACACAACGCTTGCGAAGTTAGTTGCCGGATTTAAAGATATTGATATAAATGACAATCTTTCTAAAATCGGAGCCTTTACGTTTTCATTTTATTTCATGAAAAGAGGTGGAGGCCAAGAGAAGGATGAGGATGTTGGAAAATACCCCTACAAGACCGTCAATTACAGTGCTCGTACTCAATGGCTTGATAAATTTGGCGGAATAAAAATATTCAGAGACAATTTCAGAGTACGTCCTTATGGAGAAGTTAAAAGTAGCTCATTCGATTGGCTTGATCTTGGAAAAAGGGCGTTAAGTAACCCAACAGTAACACGACCGGGTTATCATGTCAGACCACAGCAAACCTATGGTTTGGTTAATATATCAAGGATTGGCAATATTAATTTTGAAGATAAATCCAGCCGGGAAGGGCTACAGGAAAATGACGCATTTACCCTATTTAAAGAAGTTATCAAATCAATTATAGAAATATTTGAGAACGACAGAAATCAAATTATGATGTCGTTAAAAAAAATCTATGATGAAAATAACAAGAAACGGAAAGCTCAGCTTGAGGCAGATCGGATAATCAGCGAAAAGAAGGCCAAACAGGGTAAAAAAGAAACAAAATCAGAAGAGGAACAAAAAACTGAAAAGGAAACTCTAATAACTGCCATAGAGGGTTACAAGGAGGACATAGAGGAATTACAAGATGAGCAAAAAATACTGCGTGTGCTTGCAAGTGCAGGACTGATTGTAACTTCTTTTGCCCATGAATTCAGAAATCATACAGATAGCATATTACCTCGAACAAAAGAATTGAAAGACGTACTTCTTCAGGTTATTGATATTAAAAAGTTAGAATCTTTACCTGACTTTTTTGACCCATATCTAATGCTTTCTGATATGCGTAAACAAGATGAAAGGTTAAAGAGCTGGCTTGAATTTTCTATTTCTTCTGTTAGAAAGGATAAACGTTCAAGAAGAATGATCAATATGGTTACCTATATCGGTGAGTTAGAACGCCTATGGAATTCTCTATTATCGAGAAGGCAAACAACATTAATAATTGATAAGGGCAATTTCCTTGAAGTAAATTTTAATGGCCATGAAATTGACCTTGATGGTATCTTTAATAACTTAATTACTAATTCAGTGGACGCATACAAACGTCAGGACGCTGGAGATAAAAGGGAAATAAAAATTAGTTTTGCATTTGACCCAATTAGGGGTATTAGTGCTGTTTACGAAGATTTTGGCCCTGGCCTATCGGAAGAAATTACTGACCCCAATCAGATATTTCAGCCTTTCTTCACTACAAAGCGAGATGACAAAACGGGTGAAAAAATTGGAACAGGACTCGGTATGTGGATTGTAAAATCAACTATAGATGAATATAGTGGTGATATTGAGATCTTAACTAGCCGACCACATTTTAAAGTAAAAATAACTTTACCGAATCACTAA